The Candidatus Poribacteria bacterium genome has a segment encoding these proteins:
- a CDS encoding Gfo/Idh/MocA family oxidoreductase: MAERIKMGLVGCGGMSGAHMGGYRELWSKGIRDYEIVAACDIAVERAEERANQAHEFQGGTKPAVYTELDEMLAKHPDLECVDICALHSAHHTLAVPALNAGKHVIIEKPFGITMRACKLMMEAADRNDRIISVAENYRLARIQRTRSWAIAQGRIGDPRMFFWVEVSEGLGKWGWRNFKMDAGGGWALDGGVHFTDLMRYILGMEAEEVYAINKAYEPFRYDNPAEREGGYAVDVEDAMIATIKFEQGVTAQWTWVGSAPGHGFRQHTVYGSEGSLDWNEGLVPRGGEPISNDDLMQEFMNSLSDSEREYYFPGGVEDTVAIELKYFADAIRSGGKPEVDAVEGMRSEAICMAVYESGWFGRPVTIQEIENCELEGYQKEINDKLGIGV; this comes from the coding sequence ATGGCAGAACGAATTAAAATGGGATTAGTCGGATGCGGCGGTATGTCCGGTGCGCACATGGGTGGGTATCGTGAACTCTGGTCGAAAGGCATCAGGGATTATGAGATCGTGGCGGCGTGCGATATCGCGGTGGAACGCGCTGAAGAACGGGCGAATCAGGCGCATGAGTTCCAAGGCGGAACGAAACCAGCCGTCTACACAGAACTTGATGAGATGTTGGCGAAGCACCCAGATCTGGAGTGCGTTGACATCTGTGCCCTCCACAGTGCACATCATACGCTTGCTGTGCCTGCGCTCAATGCCGGAAAACACGTTATTATTGAAAAGCCGTTCGGTATTACCATGCGGGCATGTAAACTAATGATGGAAGCCGCGGATCGAAATGACAGGATTATTTCCGTCGCTGAAAACTATCGTTTGGCGCGTATCCAACGCACCCGCAGCTGGGCAATCGCCCAAGGACGTATCGGTGATCCTCGAATGTTCTTCTGGGTAGAGGTCAGCGAAGGTTTGGGAAAATGGGGCTGGCGCAACTTCAAGATGGATGCAGGCGGTGGTTGGGCATTAGACGGCGGTGTGCACTTTACGGATCTGATGCGCTATATTCTCGGTATGGAAGCCGAGGAGGTCTATGCAATCAACAAGGCTTATGAACCTTTCCGCTATGACAATCCTGCAGAAAGAGAAGGCGGCTACGCCGTTGACGTTGAGGATGCGATGATCGCCACCATCAAGTTTGAACAGGGCGTTACAGCACAGTGGACATGGGTCGGTTCCGCTCCCGGACACGGTTTCCGTCAACACACCGTCTACGGTAGCGAAGGCTCGCTTGATTGGAACGAGGGGTTGGTGCCGCGCGGCGGCGAACCGATCTCCAACGATGACCTCATGCAGGAGTTTATGAATAGCCTGAGCGATTCGGAACGGGAATACTACTTCCCGGGCGGTGTGGAAGATACCGTCGCGATTGAACTGAAATACTTCGCCGATGCCATTCGGAGCGGTGGCAAACCGGAAGTGGATGCCGTTGAAGGTATGCGGTCAGAAGCCATCTGCATGGCGGTCTATGAATCGGGATGGTTCGGTCGTCCGGTGACGATTCAGGAGATCGAAAACTGCGAGTTGGAAGGCTATCAGAAGGAGATTAACGATAAGTTAGGGATAGGGGTGTAG
- a CDS encoding LamG domain-containing protein translates to MHTTDTKPIYSIKCCFIAIAILTLFVCLSTHAAVDENTVAVWLFDEGAGDVVKDVSGNGHDGEFAGKPKWVKAEFGGGLEFPGNDGGYVVVESTKKLELETLSIEAWVKVAEGTGKWQGIVCKQQAGCGNRNYGIWVHVDQHVLHSEIGANGACGFSIDATTKITDDKWHHLAFTYDGKMGRAYVDGELEIEAPNGTTFQSADPITIGVPNLNNANGLKGVIDEIRISNVARTEAEIQEAMDVGLAAILNVEPGGKLATRWGYLKRVP, encoded by the coding sequence ATGCACACTACGGATACAAAACCTATCTATAGCATCAAGTGTTGTTTCATCGCAATAGCGATTTTGACCCTGTTCGTCTGTCTATCTACACATGCAGCGGTTGACGAAAACACCGTCGCCGTCTGGCTCTTTGACGAAGGTGCCGGCGATGTAGTGAAAGACGTTTCCGGTAACGGACACGATGGCGAATTCGCCGGGAAACCTAAATGGGTCAAGGCTGAATTCGGGGGAGGATTAGAATTTCCCGGGAATGACGGTGGATACGTCGTTGTTGAGTCTACCAAAAAACTGGAATTGGAAACGCTGAGTATTGAGGCATGGGTCAAAGTAGCAGAAGGCACAGGGAAATGGCAGGGCATCGTTTGCAAACAGCAGGCAGGCTGTGGCAATCGAAACTACGGTATCTGGGTTCATGTAGATCAGCATGTGTTGCATTCAGAAATCGGTGCGAACGGGGCATGTGGATTTAGCATAGATGCCACGACTAAGATTACCGACGACAAGTGGCATCATCTTGCCTTTACCTATGATGGCAAAATGGGACGCGCGTATGTTGATGGTGAATTGGAAATCGAGGCACCTAATGGCACTACTTTTCAGAGTGCCGATCCGATTACAATCGGCGTGCCGAATCTCAATAACGCAAACGGATTAAAGGGTGTCATTGACGAGATACGCATCTCCAATGTCGCACGAACCGAAGCGGAAATTCAGGAAGCGATGGATGTAGGATTAGCCGCAATTCTTAACGTTGAACCCGGTGGCAAACTCGCAACACGTTGGGGTTACCTCAAGCGTGTCCCATAA